ACTCTTGAatcatacaaaaaaaaaaaagatccttAATTGTATATTTAGGGTTAATAATTTTCTAAATCTCTAACAATGCTATCTTTTGGGAAGTGTAGATGATTACCTTCCTCAAAATCTTTGGCATCAGTCCACGCTTCATGATCATCAAAGAGTTATCAGGTATAGATTGATAAAACAACCTGAATATATTTGCTTCAACTTCAACACAGATTTAGCTTTTGGTTCTTTTGTAAGCCTCCTAACGATCTCTGACATTAATATATATAGTGATATTTCATGGAGTGGTTTCTGTGGAAATCGAACGCCTGAGCCGTACCTGACTAATTTCATAAATAGTAGAAGGAAAGCTTGTTCAAACCCAAGGAGTGAGATTCTGTACAATATGAATAATAACTTCATCTTCAGTCAGCAACCTGTTAATGAAATGGTACATGCTTGTGAAAGCAACGGAGCACAAATACAGCCAATGCTAATGTATATGCATCCCTCTTTTGCAAACAAATGGCCTGGGAAAGGAGCAGAAAGGCAGGGAATGTCCAAAAGAAAACCGCTTGACGAAGACCTTGATTTGAGCTTATCACTGAGCACAAAGTTGAGGAGAAAGACATCCAATGAAGAAGAAGCGGCGAATAGCAATTTATCTCTTTCATTATCTTAAATTGGCTAGTACCCTGGATCTGACTTTATGAATTAGAGAGAATTCTAGTGAGATCTTGTTGGTACTTGTACAAGAAAATAACAAAAGTTATTATCATAGGTTGGTGCCCTACACTAAGAGGTTATGGCAAAAATTGTCATGGTCTAACTTTGCTGTCGATTTTCCGTTCTCAAGTGCTTGTTTTAATCGCAATAAATCTTCAAGTGCTTACTTCCAGACCATCATGATTTATGATCACTCAGTTTTGTTCTTAGTTTTCTCCTTTTCATGCTAAGTACAAAAGTTAAATAGTCCTTGGAGGTTTATGCTCAAAGCCCAAGTTTGTATGTTTTGATTTTTTCTTATTTGGGTTAAAGACCAAGTCGTCTAGTGAGAGAGTTGTCCTGATTTAAGGGATGAACTTTTAGCAACTCAACCTTGATATAAGGGGAATAAAACTTTGACTAGTTGACTAGCTCATCATGGACTGTCTATAAACCTCCGAAGGAAAGTATGCACTTTGAGCATTAAATCTATTCGAAATGGAACATTTTCCATTGATGTGTTTTGAAGATTAGTTGATTATTTGAGATAAGAGTTTTTACAACCTTCAAGAGGTTCAGTGCAGGGAGATATCCATGAAGATGTACAACATCAAGATTGCAGCAATTTTAGGAGGTCCTAGCTTACTAAGTTTTAATTAGTGGTTCTGCTGTTGATAATTTTGAATAGTTGATCAATTCGCATGACCTTGTAGATTCACATGTGTTATATCCAAAGTTACAACGCTTATTGAACCCCAAATTAtggagtattcatcttctttaGAAATAACCTGAATTCAAATAATTATCACATCAAACAAAAATTACAACCCCTACTCATAGCCAAATCTTTCAACTAGTGTCAGAGTAGGTCATCAAACCATTTGGGTGTTATCTTTGATTGAAAGGAGGATTTGTCTCTTGACCACCACTGCTATATTAGAAAACTAATTGGAGAGCATCCATCAAGGCCATCAATTAAAAAAGCATAGTGTGGTGCCATGACTGGCTGGTTTCCACCTGTTAACAGAGTTGATGTTAGTCACTTCAAATTTATCTTCACCAGCGAATATGCTAGAGATGCATTGCTTACTCTGCAAATTTCCTATGAAGGAATTCCAATAGTTAGATTGTAAAAGCTTCAAATGTCTACTACCAGGTTTTGAAATCTATAAATGTCTAATGATAAAACGATTTCTTTGGTTAATGAACAATTATGTGATATAGCTGACAAAGCCTTTGCTTTTGGTGAAAACTTTTTTGAGGCTTAATTGTTTAGTAAGCTGCTAAGATCACTACTCGAAAAGTTTGCATTCTAAGTCATAATAATTGAAAAAGCTAAAGATATCAATGTGTTGATTGGGTTCTTTAAACTTTCGAAATGAATTTGGAAGAGAATAAAAGTGAGAAAGACAAAGCAAATAAAAATGTTGCTTTCAAAGTTAAAGACATTATTGAAAATGTTGGCAATTCCATTCCATCTTTTGAAGAACCGAAAGAAAAACTTGCAGTCCTCACTGAAAACTTCAACAAAGCCATTCAAAATAGAAAATTGTAAAATGATGCAGTTCGATCAACAACCAGGAGAAAGGCAAAACAAAGTTGGTAGAAGAAAAATAACACGACAGGCAAAAAACGATCCGATGCCATGAATTAAAGGCTATAGGCATAACCATGCAAAGTgctaaaaagaagaagaaatcttAATGTAACCTAGAGTAATGAGGATTTGTAAGAGCTTGTTATGCTAAAACCTCTCAAACAAAAAAAGTTGGAATGAACAATTGTTTTCAACTATCGATTGGAAATGAGATATGTGGAATAGGAATAACATATCTGATCACGCTTGCTAAAAAACTACTCTCTTTACCATATATTTTCAAAGCTAACAAGGGTGGCAAGATTTCAATAGCCTTCATGATCTCATTTTTACTTTCACCATGAATCTACAAAAATCAATATTGCtgcaaaaaaattttaattgagcCCATTCATCCTTActtatttttaaacaaatatgtGTATAAAAAAGAAAATTCTTTATTTGCTTTTTTAAGCAAAAATAATCATTTCAATTAAACTTctttaaaatcaaaattattacaTTTTTTTATAACTAATTccactatattaaaataaaaatttacttcAACGTCTTCTAAAATTTTTGCATCTTTTCACTCTATAAAAATTATGGTTAACCGATTTTCCTTTTATAGTTATCGTTTTGATTGAATAGATTGGACCATCTATCCTCAATTTAACCTATTCAATTTATTGATTCAATCCTATTCTAATAACAACATATTACTTAAATTGATAAacatttattaagtaaatataactaattaaataaataaaagttaattttttaaataaaagacatTCTTAAATATGGATATACACTCAAATTCATCactctttaaaaaaatttatataataaattatatttatttacatcgaaaatgttaattaaaattttttatttttcatatttttaattcaaCTCACTTGTATTTTAATCTCCTACCAAATTTCGGACAATCATatcattaat
Above is a genomic segment from Gossypium arboreum isolate Shixiya-1 chromosome 8, ASM2569848v2, whole genome shotgun sequence containing:
- the LOC108463358 gene encoding uncharacterized protein LOC108463358 encodes the protein MYRSKKINDQGKDDYLPQNLWHQSTLHDHQRVISDISWSGFCGNRTPEPYLTNFINSRRKACSNPRSEILYNMNNNFIFSQQPVNEMVHACESNGAQIQPMLMYMHPSFANKWPGKGAERQGMSKRKPLDEDLDLSLSLSTKLRRKTSNEEEAANSNLSLSLS